A segment of the Desulfurellaceae bacterium genome:
CACAGTCTTGCCTCTCTTGTCTCACCCAGGGCCTTTGCCTGTCGTCTTTTTCCGATCTTCCACGCTAGAAGGATGAGTTTTTGCCATGAGTGAATCGACCACCCCCACCGCCAAATCCATGGACGCTATCGTTGCTTTGTGCAGACGCCGGGGCTTCATTTTTCAGTCGTCCGAGCTGTACGGCGGCATCAACGGATTCTGGGACTACGGCCCGCTCGGTGCCGAACTGAAACGCAACCTCAAAGAAGCCTGGTGGCAGGACGTGGTCCGCTGCCCGGCTGCCGGCCCGGACGGCAGGCCGATCGAGATTGTGCCGGTTGATGCGACCATCATCATGAATCCCAAGGTCTGGGAAGCCTCGGGGCATCTGGGCGGTTTTGCCGATCTGATGAGTACCTGCCGGCACTGCAAAAAACTCCTGCGGTATGACCACATCTGGGAGATGATCCACGAGAGTGACTGGTATGCCTCGCTCGTCAAGCTGTATGCCGATGGCGAGGGCAACGTCACCTCCGCCAGTTTGCAGCACTGGGCCAGGAAATCGGGCAAGCTGGCGCCGGGACTAGCACTAGTGCGTGCTCCAGAGGAAGCTATCCTGAGTCTGACGGAAGGCTCCGCTCCTGTGACGCTCAAGGGCTTCCCGCTTGACACAGTGGTTATGCACCTTGCCACCACGAAGCCGGTCAGGAGTGATGACGACAAGCCCCCGTGCCCGTTTTGTGGCGGAGAAATCTCCGAGCCAAAACCGTTTAACCTGATGTTCAAAACCACCACCGGTGCGGTCGAAGACCCGTCTGCGGTCGCCTATCTGCGGCCGGAGACCGCCCAGGGCATCTTTACCCAGTTCTGGAATGTGCTCGACAGCAACCGGGTGAAGGTGCCGTTTGGCATCGCCCAGATAGGCAAGGCGTTTCGCAACGAGGTCACGCCGCGCAACTTTACCTTCCGCTCCCGCGAGTTTGAGCAGATGGAGCTGGAGTTCTTCATTCACCCCGACCAGGCTCAGGAATGGTACCAGTACTGGCGCGACACACGGTTTCGCTGGTGGCAGTCGATCGGTCTGGCTGGTGAGAACCTGACTCTACGCGAGCACGACCCGGACGAACTCGCCCACTATGCCAGAGAAGGGGCCGGGACGAGCGATGTCGAATACCGTTTTCCGTTTACCGCNNNNNNNNNNNNNNNNNNNNNNNNNNNNNNNNNNNNNNNNNNNNNNNNNNNNNNNNNNNNNNNNNNAAGCTGCGCTACTTCGACGCGGACCGCAACGAGCGCTATTTCCCGCACGTCATCGAGCCCAGCGCCGGGGCTGACCGGGGGACCTTGGCCGCGCTGTGTGAAGCCTACACCCCGGATGAGCAGCGGCCCAGCAAGGTCTACATGAGGTTCCACCCGCGGCTGGCCCCGCTCAAGGCGGCCGTCTTTCCGCTGGTCAACAAAGCCGGCATGCCCGAGCTGGCCGACAAGCTGTACCACGAGCTGCGGCCCAAGTACGCCGTCCAGTTCGACGCCAAACAGAGCATCGGTAAGCGCTACGCGCGCATGGACGAGGCCGGCACCCCGTACTGTTTCACCATCGACGGGGAGACGCTGACCGATCAGACCGTGACCGTGCGCCACCGTGACTCGCTGCAGCAGGAGCGCATCAGCCTCGACCGGGTCGCGCCCTTTCTGGCCGACAAGATTGGGCAGTGAGCTCCCGAGCTGCGACTCTTGTCCGCAGCCCGGCTCAACCTCAGGGCTGGGCCATAATTCTGCCAGGCCGGCTATTGCCACTCGGGCTGCCCGCCCTGGGCCAGGACGTAACTGTTGCCCTTGGGGCAATCCGAGCCGTCGGGTTGGAGGTCGGTGCCGGTGACGGTGATAAGCCCGCTGGTGTCGATGAACAGATTGACGCCGTCGCTGGCCGAGATTCCCAGCAGGCTCAGATCCGTGGTGTACTCGCTATTGGCCGCGTAATAGGCTTCGAGGGCGAGCATGGTGTTGCTCACATCCGACTCGACCCGCGAACAATACGCGCTGCGACGATAGCTGGCGAACTGCGGGACGGCGAAGGCGGCCAGGATGCCGATGATGGTGATGACGACGAGCAGTTCGATCAGGGTAAAGCCTGTGTTGTCCTTGTGAAACGTCTGCAACATAGGACCCTCCTGCGTCTCTGAAACTTCGCATCGGATACCATACCTCGCATTAGTAAGCAAACTATCTGTATTATAAGTCTTCTTTCCGGCCGACGCCGGTCTTTTCTCCCGGATGGCTTCCTTTTTCCCATCCTTTTTGTCAGAATGCCGCTTGCCCGCGCGGGAGTGACTCCATGCCGCACATTATTGGTACTGCCGGCCACATTGATCACGGCAAAACGGCGCTGATTAAGGCCCTGACCGGCCACGACACGGACCGCCTCCAGGAGGAACAGGAACGCGGTATCTCGATTGAGTTGGGATTTGCCTATCTGGATCTGCCCGATGGCGAGCGGGCCGGGATTGTCGACGTGCCCGGCCATGAGCGTTTTATCCGCAATATGCTGGCCGGGGCGCACGGTATTGATCTAGTCTTGTTCACCGTGGCTGCGGATGACGGCGTCATGCCCCAGAGTGAAGAGCACCTGGATTTTTTGCATCTGCTGGGTCTCACAAATGGGATCTTCGTGATGACCAAGGCCGATCTCGTTGATGCCGAGCGCCTGGCCGATGTGCGTGAAGAGATCGAAATTCTGACCCTCGATACCACCCTGGAAGGCGCTCCGATTGTGGCGGTTTCCGCCGTGACTGGCGATGGCATTGCCGAACTCCGCAGCGCCATCGCCGCTCGGCTGGCGGACTACGAGCGGCCGTCCCTGCCGGGCTATTTCCGTTTGCCTGTGGACCGGGCGTTTGTGATGAAGGGCCACGGGGTGGTGGTGACGGGTACGGCCACAGCCGGCAGTGTCCAGAGCGGAGCCACCGTCAGACTCCTGCCCGGTGGAGAAGAAACCCGGGTGCGCTCCATGCAGGTCCACGGTCAAACGGTCTCCCAGGCCAACTGGGGCCAGCGCGTAGCACTCAATCTGGTCGGTTTGGAAAAAAGCGCGATCACCCGGGGTCATGTCGTGTGTCATCCCAAGCTCGGCCGCACAACGCAACGGTTTGACGCCTGGGTTGAGATTCGACCCGGGGTCAAGCGCGAGGTCATCAATCATGAGCGTATCCGGGTGCACGTCGGGACAGCCGAGGTGCTGGGAAAAATCATTCTGCTGAACGGTCAGGATAGCCTCGCGCCCCGCTCGACCGCCTTTGCCCAGATCGTTGTCGAGGAGCCGCTCGTTGCCCTGCGTGGCGACCGCTTCATCGTCCGTAATCACACCGCCCAGGCTACGCTGGGGGGTGGCGAGGTGGTCAACCCCTTTGCCACCCGTCACCGCCGCCTCAAGGCCCGGGCGGCGGGGCAGGGCGGCCTCCAAGAGCGGCTGGCCCTACTGCGGACGCCCGACCTGCTCCAAGCCTGTCGCGCCTATATTGAAATACAGCCCGAGTTTGCCGTCTCGCTTGAGGACATTTATCAGGGCGTGAACGCGCAGGAAAAAGAAGTTGCGCCGCTCCTGGTCCAAGATGCGGAGATTCTGCCCCTGCCGGACGCCGATCATCCCGAGGCGTACGCGACGCTCAGCAAGTGGCAGCGGCTGACCGCCACGGTGGATCGTGTGCTGACTGACTTTCATGCCCGCACGCCCCTGGCCCAGGGCATGGAGCTGGAGTCACTGCGCAGTCAGCTTGCCTTTGCACCGAAAATTTTTCGGGCGGTGACGGACAAATTGGTCGCCGAGCGCTCCGTGGTGCGCGAGCAGAGCACACTCCGCCTGCCCTCGC
Coding sequences within it:
- a CDS encoding glycine--tRNA ligase (Catalyzes a two-step reaction, first charging a glycine molecule by linking its carboxyl group to the alpha-phosphate of ATP, followed by transfer of the aminoacyl-adenylate to its tRNA), whose translation is KLRYFDADRNERYFPHVIEPSAGADRGTLAALCEAYTPDEQRPSKVYMRFHPRLAPLKAAVFPLVNKAGMPELADKLYHELRPKYAVQFDAKQSIGKRYARMDEAGTPYCFTIDGETLTDQTVTVRHRDSLQQERISLDRVAPFLADKIGQ
- the selB gene encoding selenocysteine-specific translation elongation factor, with translation MPHIIGTAGHIDHGKTALIKALTGHDTDRLQEEQERGISIELGFAYLDLPDGERAGIVDVPGHERFIRNMLAGAHGIDLVLFTVAADDGVMPQSEEHLDFLHLLGLTNGIFVMTKADLVDAERLADVREEIEILTLDTTLEGAPIVAVSAVTGDGIAELRSAIAARLADYERPSLPGYFRLPVDRAFVMKGHGVVVTGTATAGSVQSGATVRLLPGGEETRVRSMQVHGQTVSQANWGQRVALNLVGLEKSAITRGHVVCHPKLGRTTQRFDAWVEIRPGVKREVINHERIRVHVGTAEVLGKIILLNGQDSLAPRSTAFAQIVVEEPLVALRGDRFIVRNHTAQATLGGGEVVNPFATRHRRLKARAAGQGGLQERLALLRTPDLLQACRAYIEIQPEFAVSLEDIYQGVNAQEKEVAPLLVQDAEILPLPDADHPEAYATLSKWQRLTATVDRVLTDFHARTPLAQGMELESLRSQLAFAPKIFRAVTDKLVAERSVVREQSTLRLPSHRVELSEAEQELSARLERLVAEGGFTPPEVKDLETTLAVPRKQFLDLLGILESQHKLVKVATDLYLSQKRVDQARSVLVEHLTAHGEISAATFRDALRISRKTTIPLLEYFDRTGLTLRVGDIRKLRKAETIPARPSV
- a CDS encoding type II secretion system protein; protein product: MQTFHKDNTGFTLIELLVVITIIGILAAFAVPQFASYRRSAYCSRVESDVSNTMLALEAYYAANSEYTTDLSLLGISASDGVNLFIDTSGLITVTGTDLQPDGSDCPKGNSYVLAQGGQPEWQ
- a CDS encoding glycine--tRNA ligase, whose amino-acid sequence is MSESTTPTAKSMDAIVALCRRRGFIFQSSELYGGINGFWDYGPLGAELKRNLKEAWWQDVVRCPAAGPDGRPIEIVPVDATIIMNPKVWEASGHLGGFADLMSTCRHCKKLLRYDHIWEMIHESDWYASLVKLYADGEGNVTSASLQHWARKSGKLAPGLALVRAPEEAILSLTEGSAPVTLKGFPLDTVVMHLATTKPVRSDDDKPPCPFCGGEISEPKPFNLMFKTTTGAVEDPSAVAYLRPETAQGIFTQFWNVLDSNRVKVPFGIAQIGKAFRNEVTPRNFTFRSREFEQMELEFFIHPDQAQEWYQYWRDTRFRWWQSIGLAGENLTLREHDPDELAHYAREGAGTSDVEYRFPFTA